One region of Chaetodon auriga isolate fChaAug3 chromosome 5, fChaAug3.hap1, whole genome shotgun sequence genomic DNA includes:
- the lgi3 gene encoding leucine-rich repeat LGI family member 3 → MPGLGQRWTRLICLSVLCLCLCLPRESNARRAPKIPRCPATCSCTKDSAFCVDTKAIPKSFPPGIISLTMVNAAFTTIPEGAFSHLHLLQFLLLNSNTFTMIADDAFAGLSHLQYLFIENNDIQALSKYTFRGLKSLTHLSLSNNNLQQLPRDLFKHLDILTDLDLRGNSFRCDCKIKWLVDWMEKTNTSVPAIYCASPFEFQGRRIHDLAPRDFNCISADFAVYETFPFHSVSVESYEFNGDQFVAFAQPDSGFCTLYIWDHVEMVFRKFHNITSRSAVYCKPVVISNSLYMVVAQLFGGSHIYKWEEDPQRFVKIQDIDTTRVRKPNFVDTFQLDGEWYFVVADSSKAGSTSIYRWNSNGFYSHQSLHPWHRDTHVEFLDVGGKPHLILSSASQPPVVYQWNRSQRQFAFFSQITELADVQMVKHFWVRKVLYLCLTRFIGDSKILRWEGQRFVEIQTLPSRGSMAVYPFTVGLRQYLILGSDFSFSRVYLWDDLTQRFQPFQELNMRAPRAFSLVSVDNKDILLAASFKGNTLAYQHLVVDLSAK, encoded by the exons ATGCCGGGGCTCGGACAGAGATGGACGAGGCTGATCTGCTTGTCGgttctgtgtctgtgcctctgCCTGCCGAGGGAATCCAACGCCAGGAGAGCCCCCAAGATCCCCCGCTGCCCTGCGACCTGCTCCTGCACCAAAGACAGTGCCTTCTGTGTGGACACCAAGGCTATCCCCAAGAGCTTCCCCCCCGGGATCATCTCCCT GACGATGGTGAACGCGGCCTTCACGACCATCCCGGAGGGGGCGTTCTCACACCTTCACCTGCTGCAGTTCCT CCTCTTGAACTCCAACACGTTCACCATGATTGCTGATGATGCCTTTGCTGGTCTGTCTCACCTGCAGTACTT GTTCATCGAGAATAACGACATCCAGGCTCTGTCGAAGTATACCTTCAGAGGACTCAAATCCCTGACTCATCT ATCCCTCTCaaacaacaacctgcagcagctgcccaGAGACCTCTTCAAGCATCTTGACATCCTCACAGATTT AGACCTGCGGGGGAACTCTTTCCGctgtgactgtaaaatcaagTGGCTGGTGGACTGGATGGAGAAAACCAACACTTCTGTTCCCGCCATCTACTGTGCCAGCCCCTTTGAATTCCAGGGACGCAGGATCCACGATCTCGCGCCTCGAGACTTCAACTGCATCAGCGCAG ATTTTGCTGTTTATGAGACCTTCCCTTTCCACTCTGTGTCAGTGGAGTCCTACGAGTTCAATGGGGATCAGTTTGTGGCCTTTGCTCAGCCCGATTCGGGGTTCTGCACCTTGTACATTTGGGATCACGTGGAGATGGTCTTCAGGAAGTTTCATAACATCACCT CTCGCTCTGCCGTGTACTGCAAACCGGTGGTCATTAGCAACAGTCTTTACATGGTTGTGGCTCAATTATTTGGTGGATCTCATATCTACAA GTGGGAAGAGGACCCGCAGCGTTTTGTAAAAATCCAAGACATCGACACCACTCGTGTGAGGAAGCCCAACTTCGTGGACACCTTCCAGCTGGATGGAGAGTGGTACTTTGTGGTAGCCGACAGCTCCAAGGCAGGCTCCACCAGCATTTATCGCTGGAACAGCAACGGTTTCTACTCCCACCAGTCCCTCCATCCTTGGCACCGGGACACCCACGTGGAGTTCCTGGATGTTGGAGGAAAGCCTCACCTCATCCTGTCCAGCGCCTCTCAGCCGCCAGTGGTTTACCAGTGGAACCGAAGCCAGAGGCAGTTCGCTTTCTTCTCCCAAATCACGGAGCTGGCAGACGTGCAGATGGTGAAGCACTTTTGGGTGAGGAAAGTTCTTTACCTTTGCCTCACGCGCTTCATTGGCGACTCCAAGATCCTCCGCTGGGAAGGGCAGCGCTTCGTGGAGATCCAGACTCTTCCCTCTCGGGGTTCCATGGCGGTGTATCCTTTCACCGTGGGCCTCCGCCAGTACCTCATCCTCGGAAGTGATTTCTCCTTCTCCAGAGTGTACCTGTGGGATGACCTCACTCAGCGCTTTCAGCCCTTCCAGGAGCTCAACATGAGAGCCCCGCGGGCGTTCAGCTTGGTATCTGTCGACAACAAGGACATTCTGCTGGCTGCCAGCTTCAAAGGCAACACCCTGGCCTACCAGCACCTGGTGGTGGATCTCAGTGCCAAGTAG
- the ccdc92 gene encoding coiled-coil domain-containing protein 92 has product MASANVTLENQLHSAQKNLLFLQQDHANTLKGLHAEIRRLQQQCTDLTYELTVRSSDPSDSSEVRCRELQRRCEELEAQLKKKEEENTELLRDLEQKNAMISVLENTIKEREKKYLEELKMKSHKLAVLSGELEQRASTIAYLTSQLHATKKKLLAGSSSEASPNVSPVTSYKPTPPPAKDRQPETPRRRMKKSLSQPLHPELTEVYRLGPDGRRLVLRETVDAMPDPTPFLQAGRESPEPQVVRERPAVIPPIASERSPVAPLGAMASPRHSPARDRQYRAHVGVAHRIPHGTPPLAPPQAELETLAVDQVSEEKVVRKRSGADRTV; this is encoded by the exons ATGGCATCAGCGAACGTCACGCTGGAAAATCAGCTGCACAGCGCACAGAAAAacctgctcttcctccagcagGACCACGCCAACACGCTGAAGGGGCTGCACGCAGAGATCCGCAGGTTACAACAGCAATGCACAG ACCTGACGTACGAGCTGACCGTGAGGAGCTCTGATCCCTCAG acagcagcGAGGTCCGCTGCAGGGAGCTGCAAAGGAGGtgtgaggagctggaggcccagctgaagaagaaggaggaggagaacacagagctgctcagggACCTTGAGCAGAAGAACGCCATGATTTCTGTCCTGGAAAACACCATCAAGGAGCGGGAAAAGAAGtacctggaggagctgaagatgaagagccACAAGCTGGCCGTTCTGTCCGGGGAGCTGGAGCAGAGAGCGAGCACCATCGCGTATCTCACCTCACAGCTCCACGCCACCAAGAAGAAGCTGTTGGCCGGCAGCTCGTCTGAGGCCAGCCCCAACGTCAGTCCGGTCACCTCGTACAAGCCCACGCCTCCTCCGGCCAAGGACAGGCAGCCCGAAACCCCGCGGCGCCGCATGAAGAAGAGCCTCTCGCAGCCTCTTCACCCTGAGCTCACAGAGGTGTACCGGCTCGGTCCGGACGGCAGACGGCTGGTTCTGCGGGAGACAGTGGACGCCATGCCCGACCCCACGCCCTTCCTGCAGGCTGGGAGAGAGTCCCCCGAACCGCAGGTGGTGCGAGAGCGGCCCGCCGTCATCCCGCCTATCGCCTCCGAGCGCTCCCCCGTCGCTCCCCTGGGCGCCATGGCCAGCCCCCGCCACAGCCCCGCTCGGGACCGTCAGTACAGGGCTCACGTGGGCGTGGCGCACCGCATCCCACACGGCACCCCTCCCCTGGCGCCTCCGCAAGCGGAGCTGGAGACGCTGGCGGTGGACCAGGTCAGTGAGGAGAAGGTGGTGCGGAAGCGCTCGGGAGCCGACAGGACAGTTTAA
- the chmp7 gene encoding charged multivesicular body protein 7: MSDSAEMTLTPEWDDDERMNVMFSEFKENRDVNTTDWDSKMDFWTALILKSCRDRGAVCVSLQELNQTFRRKEKTPLGLATVLQSMARCGKIQRESEFAANVDCGWLSWGVGLLLVKPLKWTFSTLLGSSRVPLEESFVVIELVKEKAAELLRVYRGSEFASSSILSFPELCSLSSDVCADESTLCMALLQLQRDKQVTVSLHEGEKIVKFCQPGQDRVSPVSDVDVGIYQLQRSEKLLGERVEKLGLEADKCKEEARLLLREGKKSQALRCLRGRKRVERRADNLFAKLESIRGILDRIAQSQTDKMVMQAYQAGVAALRLSLKDVTVERAENLVDQIQELCDTQDEVNQTLSSGVTGADEDVDELEDELKSLLDESKPDFPEVPASVLRPSGEPSDLLSSLPAVPFGRLDITAEQLEAELNQLTLTDSGFEQKKVTSPARRLEPAQ, encoded by the exons ATGTCTGACTCCGCTGAAATGACGCTGACACCCGAGTGGGACGACGACGAGCGGATGAATGTCATGTTCTCCGAATTCAAGGAGAACCGAGATGTCAACACGACGGACTGGGACAGTAAGATGGACTTCTGGACGGCTCTGATCctgaagagctgcagggacCGCGGCGCCGTGTGCGTCAGCCTGCAGGAGCTGAACCAGACCttcaggaggaaagagaaaaccCCGCTGGGCCTGGCGACTGTCCTCCAGTCCATGGCCAG ATGTGGGAAGATCCAGAGGGAGTCCGAGTTCGCAGCCAATGTGGACTGTGGCTGGCTGTCCTGGGGTGTGggcctgctgctggtgaagcCTCTGAAGTGGACCTTCTCCACCCTCCTGGGGAGCAGCAGGGTGCCTCTGGAGGAGTCCTTTGTGGTCATTGAACTAGTGAAG GAGAAAGCGGCAGAGCTACTCAGGGTGTACCGCGGCAGTGAATTCGCGAGCAGCTCCATCCTGTCCTTTCCCGAGCTCTGCAGTCTCTCCTCTGACGTCTGTGCTGACGAGAGCACGCTGTGCATggcgctgctgcagctgcagagggacaAGCAAGTGACCGTTTCCTTACACGAAGGCGAGAAG ATTGTTAAGTTCTGCCAGCCTGGGCAGGATCGGGTGTCCCCGGTCAGTGATGTGGATGTGGGCATCTACCAGCTGCAGCGCAGTGAGAAGCTGCTGGGAGAACGGGTGGAGAAACTGGGCCTCGAGGCTGACAA ATGCAAAGAGGAAGCGCGGCTGCTGCTCCGGGAAGGAAAGAAATCACAG GCACTGAGGTGTTTAAGAGGCCGTAAAAGGGTTGAAAGGAGAGCAGACAACTTGTTTGCTAAACTGGAGTCCATCAGAGGAATCCTGGACAGAATCGCCCAGTCGCAGACCGACAAGATG GTTATGCAGGCGTATCAGGCCGGGGTGGCGGCGCTGAGGCTCTCTCTGAAGGACGTGACTGTGGAACGTGCTGAAAACCTTGTGGATCAAATCCAGGAG CTGTGTGACACTCAGGATGAGGTGAACCAGACTCTGTCCAGCGGCGTGACGGGCGCAG ATGAAGACGTGGATGAGTTGGAggatgagctgaagtctctgctGGACGAGTCAAAGCCGGATTTTCCAGAAGTCCCAGCGAGCGTTCTGCGACCCTCCGGCGAGCCGAGCGACCTGCTCAGCTCGCTGCCCGCCGTCCCCTTCGGCCGCCTCGACATCACCGCCgagcagctggaggcagagctgaaTCAGCTGACCCTCACAGATTCAG GCTTTGAACAGAAGAAAGTGACGTCGCCAGCGAGGAGGTTAGAACCGGCACAGTGA